The following coding sequences lie in one Paenibacillus durus ATCC 35681 genomic window:
- a CDS encoding helix-turn-helix domain-containing protein, with translation MNEVISMNLKNLRLERNLSLGQLSELSGVSKVMLSQIEKGESSPTINTIWKIASGLKVPYTKLIDEAIDHAVVIHKSDTKMQSENNDSFRSYCYYANNPIRDFELFKVEMEPHASKESDGHSPKTQEYILVLRGELTLRVNAQEYVLKEGDSIYFDCTSPHSFSNNQETLLEFTDIIYYS, from the coding sequence TTGAATGAAGTTATTTCCATGAATCTAAAAAATCTGAGACTCGAACGCAATCTAAGCCTGGGTCAATTGTCTGAATTATCCGGTGTAAGCAAAGTGATGCTGTCTCAAATAGAAAAAGGCGAGTCAAGTCCCACCATCAATACCATTTGGAAAATAGCCAGCGGATTGAAAGTGCCCTATACCAAATTGATCGATGAAGCCATTGACCACGCCGTTGTAATCCATAAATCCGATACGAAAATGCAGTCTGAGAATAATGACTCCTTTCGTTCCTATTGCTACTATGCGAATAATCCGATTCGGGATTTTGAATTGTTTAAAGTGGAGATGGAGCCGCATGCTTCAAAAGAATCGGATGGCCATTCACCCAAAACACAAGAGTATATTTTGGTGCTGCGGGGAGAATTGACGCTGAGAGTAAACGCTCAAGAATATGTGCTAAAAGAAGGCGATTCGATTTACTTTGACTGTACTTCCCCGCACTCTTTTTCCAATAATCAAGAAACTCTCCTTGAGTTTACGGATATTATTTACTATTCATGA
- a CDS encoding DMT family transporter, which translates to MSQAKISFIISMLIFGSIGLFVRNIPFTASQIALVRGLVGSLLLFAASFVFTQRLSWKRIRPNLWLLVASGIALGMNWIFLFQAYHYTTISNATICYYFAPIFVMFLSPLILKERLKMINVLCILSAMAGMLCIAGIGGGAAGTNNILGIGYGLTAAGFYAIVVMINKFLKNISGIESSFMQLLISAFSLFPYVLLNDGFQISTASGSSIGLLIVVGVIHTGVAYLIYFSALRKLSSQTIAAFSYIDPISAILMSSIFLHEKMTLLQIFGGILILGAAFLNEMAGTKKELEPVKESV; encoded by the coding sequence ATGAGTCAAGCTAAAATCAGTTTCATCATTTCCATGCTGATATTCGGCAGTATAGGTTTGTTTGTGCGGAATATCCCATTTACCGCCAGTCAAATTGCGCTAGTGAGAGGTTTAGTCGGAAGTCTCTTGTTATTCGCTGCCAGCTTCGTCTTTACACAAAGGCTTTCATGGAAAAGAATCCGCCCTAATCTATGGCTATTAGTTGCATCCGGAATCGCACTCGGAATGAACTGGATTTTCTTATTTCAAGCCTACCATTACACGACGATTTCAAATGCGACGATATGCTATTATTTTGCGCCAATCTTTGTGATGTTCTTATCTCCGCTGATCCTTAAAGAACGCTTAAAGATGATCAATGTCCTGTGCATCCTGTCTGCAATGGCAGGGATGTTGTGTATCGCTGGAATCGGCGGCGGCGCGGCTGGCACAAATAATATTCTGGGAATCGGGTACGGTTTAACGGCAGCGGGTTTTTACGCTATTGTTGTTATGATCAATAAATTTTTAAAAAACATCTCTGGAATCGAGAGCTCCTTTATGCAGCTGTTAATTTCGGCCTTTTCTTTGTTTCCATATGTTCTGCTCAATGATGGATTTCAAATATCCACAGCTTCCGGCTCATCCATAGGACTGCTTATTGTTGTAGGGGTTATACATACGGGCGTTGCATACCTCATTTATTTTTCAGCTTTGCGAAAATTGAGCAGTCAAACCATTGCCGCTTTCAGTTATATCGACCCGATTTCAGCCATCCTAATGTCAAGTATTTTCCTGCATGAGAAAATGACTCTTTTGCAAATATTCGGAGGAATATTGATTTTGGGAGCTGCGTTTCTAAATGAAATGGCTGGGACAAAAAAAGAGCTTGAGCCGGTAAAAGAAAGTGTTTAA
- a CDS encoding cysteine-rich CWC family protein, producing MTDHAKQAAQSAGTCPLCGKANGCAGAAGRSHEECWCMNEIFPQEILKRIPKEYLGKACICKECLEAFKRDGG from the coding sequence ATGACGGATCATGCCAAGCAAGCAGCGCAGTCTGCGGGAACCTGTCCTTTGTGCGGAAAAGCCAACGGCTGCGCGGGCGCGGCGGGCCGCTCCCATGAAGAGTGCTGGTGCATGAATGAGATTTTTCCACAGGAGATATTGAAGCGGATTCCAAAAGAGTATCTTGGCAAAGCTTGCATTTGCAAGGAGTGCCTGGAGGCGTTTAAGCGAGACGGCGGATAA
- a CDS encoding Gfo/Idh/MocA family protein, with the protein MSKLNWAIIGPGWAASDFVKAIKTVNGSVYAVAGISQEEAQAFADKNQVEKAFGDYSEMLKDDAIDVVYISTPHNLHHKFIMESLKHGKHVISEKAITVNSEQLTEIIALAEEKNLVVAEAMTLYYMPLYKKLREILDSGQLGKLKMIQVSFGSCKEYDVKNRFFSKDLAGGALLDIGTYALSFTRFFLSQQPHEVLTTVKTFETGVDEQSGIILKNDADEMAVISLTMRAKMPKRGVVAGELGFITVDNFPRADKATITYTDGRVEHIEAGETAKALEYEVEDMQNFIQNKKNTATLHLSNDVMALMTNVRNQWGIKYPFE; encoded by the coding sequence ATGAGTAAGTTGAATTGGGCCATCATCGGCCCGGGCTGGGCAGCATCGGATTTTGTAAAAGCGATCAAAACGGTAAATGGAAGTGTCTACGCCGTAGCAGGAATATCCCAGGAAGAGGCGCAAGCTTTTGCCGATAAGAATCAAGTCGAGAAAGCCTTCGGCGATTATTCGGAAATGTTAAAAGACGATGCGATCGACGTGGTTTACATCTCTACCCCTCACAATCTGCACCACAAGTTTATTATGGAGAGCCTAAAGCATGGAAAGCATGTGATCAGCGAAAAGGCGATTACAGTGAACAGCGAGCAATTAACCGAAATTATCGCATTGGCCGAGGAGAAGAACCTGGTCGTTGCCGAAGCAATGACGCTGTATTATATGCCTTTATACAAAAAACTGCGGGAGATCCTGGACTCGGGACAGCTGGGCAAGCTGAAAATGATTCAGGTATCCTTCGGAAGCTGCAAGGAATACGATGTGAAGAACCGCTTTTTCAGCAAAGATCTGGCCGGGGGCGCGCTCCTCGATATCGGAACCTATGCGCTGTCCTTTACCCGCTTCTTCCTGTCCCAGCAGCCGCATGAAGTTCTGACGACGGTGAAAACATTCGAAACCGGGGTGGATGAGCAGTCTGGAATTATCCTGAAAAATGATGCGGACGAGATGGCGGTCATCTCACTGACCATGCGGGCCAAAATGCCGAAGCGCGGTGTCGTCGCGGGAGAGCTTGGGTTCATCACGGTGGACAACTTCCCAAGAGCGGATAAAGCCACCATTACCTATACGGACGGCAGAGTGGAGCATATTGAAGCCGGGGAGACGGCCAAAGCACTGGAATACGAAGTCGAAGATATGCAGAATTTTATTCAAAACAAAAAGAATACTGCAACGCTGCATCTGTCCAACGATGTAATGGCTCTTATGACCAATGTCCGTAACCAATGGGGCATTAAATATCCATTCGAGTAA
- a CDS encoding PTS fructose transporter subunit IIC, translating to MKLVAITSCPTGIAHTYMAAEALQVAAKAMGHNIKVETQGSVGAENVITEQDLREADGIIIAADTKVDKSRFAGRAIIEVPVKEAIRDPKELINRALSAKPEEAPAKVDLTEQVNQIKAEEKESRSGIYKHLMTGVSFMIPFVVAGGLLIALGFAIGGIYVFDHPGSFGETLFTTGKSAFALMIPILGAYIAYSIADRPALVPGMIGGYFASTNGSGFLGALLAGFAAGYLVLAIKKYLKLPKTMQGLMPILIIPLLSAGIMGLLMVYVVGEPVAFVNKALADWLNSLNGTNAAILGIILGLMQAFDMGGPVNKAAYAFATSTLVPGHASPIMAAVMAAGMVPPLGIALSTVLAKRKYTAAEKEAGKACWALGASFITEGAIPFAATDPLRVIPSIMAGSAVAGGLSMVFGAGLAVPHGGVWVLLIPNVVTQLVPYIIAILAGTVVTAGILSFVKKNVSETSGSKVQYENVQGELKL from the coding sequence ATGAAGCTTGTAGCCATTACGTCATGTCCGACCGGTATAGCTCATACCTATATGGCGGCGGAAGCACTGCAAGTGGCGGCCAAAGCAATGGGTCATAACATCAAAGTAGAGACCCAAGGCTCCGTTGGCGCCGAGAACGTGATTACGGAACAGGATCTCCGGGAAGCGGACGGAATCATCATTGCCGCCGATACCAAGGTGGATAAGAGCCGTTTTGCCGGAAGGGCGATCATCGAAGTTCCGGTTAAGGAAGCCATTAGAGATCCTAAAGAGCTGATTAACAGGGCTTTAAGCGCCAAGCCGGAGGAGGCTCCCGCCAAGGTGGATCTGACCGAGCAGGTAAATCAAATCAAGGCGGAAGAAAAAGAATCAAGAAGCGGCATCTACAAGCATCTGATGACCGGCGTTTCCTTCATGATTCCCTTTGTGGTGGCAGGCGGCCTGCTGATTGCACTGGGCTTCGCCATCGGCGGTATTTATGTCTTCGATCATCCGGGTTCATTCGGCGAGACGTTGTTCACAACCGGTAAATCGGCATTCGCCTTGATGATTCCGATCTTGGGCGCATATATCGCTTACTCGATTGCCGACAGGCCCGCTCTAGTACCCGGGATGATCGGCGGATATTTTGCCAGCACGAACGGGTCGGGCTTCCTTGGCGCTCTGCTTGCCGGCTTTGCCGCAGGTTATCTGGTGCTCGCGATCAAGAAGTATCTGAAGCTGCCCAAAACGATGCAGGGCCTGATGCCCATCCTCATCATTCCTTTACTGTCTGCGGGCATTATGGGACTGCTCATGGTTTACGTTGTTGGAGAGCCGGTCGCCTTCGTCAACAAGGCACTGGCCGATTGGTTGAATTCGCTTAATGGTACAAATGCGGCAATACTTGGAATTATTCTTGGATTGATGCAAGCCTTCGACATGGGAGGTCCGGTCAACAAGGCGGCCTATGCGTTCGCCACTTCCACGCTCGTACCGGGTCACGCTTCGCCGATTATGGCGGCTGTTATGGCAGCCGGTATGGTTCCGCCGCTTGGAATTGCGCTGTCCACCGTGCTTGCGAAGAGAAAGTATACTGCTGCTGAAAAAGAAGCGGGGAAAGCCTGCTGGGCCTTGGGCGCATCCTTCATTACCGAGGGCGCCATCCCGTTTGCGGCGACCGATCCTCTCCGGGTCATCCCGTCGATCATGGCCGGTTCCGCAGTAGCCGGCGGCCTGTCGATGGTGTTTGGAGCCGGACTTGCCGTTCCGCACGGCGGCGTATGGGTGCTGTTGATTCCGAATGTCGTTACCCAACTGGTGCCCTATATCATTGCCATTTTGGCAGGCACAGTCGTTACGGCGGGCATCCTTTCTTTTGTCAAGAAGAATGTAAGTGAGACTAGCGGTTCAAAAGTACAATACGAAAACGTTCAGGGGGAATTGAAATTATGA
- the rpiA gene encoding ribose 5-phosphate isomerase A, with protein MSDDIKKVCAREALKLIKSGTIIGLGGGSTISYLIQYIKEDANLEVKVVTPSVKTRLLCIQNGLEVLYTSAVEQISVAFDGCDEVDESLNALKSGGGIHTKEKLIASMAEDYILLVDDTKFVNRLTFKHPVVLEILEDSLAYVQRKVTELGGKPSIRTSAAKDGFTVTENGNLLLDVHFEQVGDIAKLESELQQIRGVVDTSLFVNVATKALIAGESDVRLVSAAKN; from the coding sequence ATGTCTGACGATATCAAGAAAGTCTGCGCTAGGGAAGCCCTCAAATTGATTAAGAGCGGTACGATTATCGGCTTGGGCGGAGGAAGCACCATATCCTACTTGATTCAATATATCAAAGAGGATGCCAATCTTGAGGTCAAAGTGGTTACGCCATCCGTCAAGACGAGACTGCTCTGCATCCAGAACGGGCTGGAGGTGCTGTATACGTCTGCGGTGGAGCAAATATCTGTAGCTTTTGACGGCTGCGACGAGGTGGATGAAAGCTTGAACGCGCTGAAGAGCGGCGGCGGCATCCATACGAAAGAAAAGCTAATCGCTTCCATGGCGGAGGACTACATACTGCTTGTCGACGATACGAAGTTTGTGAATCGCCTGACCTTTAAGCATCCCGTCGTTCTGGAGATCCTTGAGGATTCTTTGGCCTACGTGCAGCGTAAAGTTACGGAGCTTGGGGGCAAGCCGTCCATTCGGACGAGTGCCGCCAAGGACGGGTTTACCGTGACGGAGAACGGAAATCTGCTGCTGGACGTGCATTTTGAACAGGTGGGGGATATCGCCAAGCTTGAAAGCGAGCTGCAGCAAATTCGCGGGGTGGTTGATACGTCCTTATTTGTCAATGTGGCTACGAAAGCGCTGATTGCCGGTGAATCCGACGTCCGTCTGGTGTCGGCAGCGAAGAATTAA
- a CDS encoding sugar-binding transcriptional regulator gives MDNNEEIRLMLKVAQMYYDNDMTQSEISKELGIYRTTISRMLKKIREKGIVKITINYSLSETFSIERQLVERFGLKEAIVVPVTGDDTKSKLKVMGQACAQLVSRIVGDEDVVGLAWGSSLAEVINELEEPRESGAVFVPMVGGPSGKLESQYHVNTLVYAAAQKFKGTSYLIDVPAILELKETRDQIVESQYFQNISELWEKVTIAIFGIGSIQIKGSATWNSFYGNELFEELERGQIVGDICSQFFDIDGNLVSTSISERRIAIGLDHLHKTKYSIGVAESEEKADAIIGALRGKYVNVLVTTEETARIILERTV, from the coding sequence ATGGATAATAATGAAGAGATCAGGTTAATGCTGAAGGTTGCCCAAATGTATTATGACAACGACATGACGCAGAGCGAAATTTCCAAGGAGCTTGGGATTTACCGGACGACCATAAGCCGCATGCTGAAGAAAATCCGCGAGAAAGGCATCGTGAAGATCACGATTAACTATAGCCTCAGCGAAACCTTCAGCATCGAGCGGCAGCTAGTGGAGCGCTTCGGTCTGAAGGAAGCAATCGTAGTTCCGGTGACAGGCGACGATACGAAGTCCAAGCTGAAAGTCATGGGCCAGGCTTGCGCACAGCTGGTCAGCCGGATTGTCGGTGATGAAGATGTGGTCGGATTAGCCTGGGGAAGCTCGCTGGCCGAGGTCATTAATGAACTGGAAGAGCCCCGCGAATCCGGCGCCGTGTTCGTGCCCATGGTTGGCGGACCATCCGGCAAGCTGGAGAGTCAATATCATGTGAATACCCTTGTGTACGCAGCCGCGCAGAAGTTCAAAGGAACGTCTTACCTGATTGATGTTCCTGCCATCCTGGAGCTTAAGGAAACGCGGGATCAGATCGTGGAGTCGCAATATTTCCAGAACATTTCGGAACTTTGGGAGAAGGTTACCATTGCGATTTTTGGCATCGGTTCCATACAGATAAAGGGCAGCGCGACTTGGAATTCTTTTTACGGGAACGAGCTGTTTGAAGAGCTGGAACGAGGCCAAATTGTCGGGGATATTTGTTCCCAATTTTTTGATATCGATGGAAACCTTGTATCTACAAGCATCTCCGAGCGGAGAATTGCGATTGGGCTGGACCATTTGCACAAGACGAAGTATTCCATTGGAGTCGCGGAGTCGGAGGAGAAGGCGGACGCCATTATTGGCGCTTTGCGCGGAAAATATGTTAACGTTCTGGTAACTACTGAAGAAACGGCCCGGATTATTTTGGAACGTACAGTCTAA
- a CDS encoding GIY-YIG nuclease family protein, translating to MKDKIASLPTSPGVYLMKDSLGGIIYVGKSKNLKKRVQSYFYNLRSHPKKVKQLVGHIKDLEHRVTDTEFEAFMLECRLIQELKPMYNKKMKNPLAYTYIVIKSSAGLRRIEITNNPDANDDHVVFGPYTANRNSVERAVQGIQECYKIACTHSRFSGSACLNHSLGLCLGMCLGGEAVNEYNRILDRFIALLGGSDRGLYEEMQQRMQEAAGQYDFETAAKYRDYMESVDFILNKEKVIGFTEENRNIVIFEYLSEDTIKLFLVKRNVILHREKLTIGPSGMEPLHARIKSLIMNSFRTDSALQSSKISREEIDEAQIIYSYLQGSTCQYLFIPEEWLEFGDHPDIDEALHTYLNNALTPT from the coding sequence ATGAAGGACAAAATTGCAAGCCTTCCCACATCGCCGGGAGTCTATCTGATGAAAGATTCGCTTGGCGGGATCATTTATGTCGGTAAATCCAAGAATCTCAAAAAAAGAGTGCAATCCTACTTCTATAACTTGAGGTCCCATCCCAAAAAGGTAAAGCAGCTGGTCGGCCACATAAAGGACCTGGAGCACAGAGTGACAGATACCGAATTCGAGGCTTTTATGCTGGAGTGCAGGTTAATTCAGGAATTGAAGCCCATGTACAATAAAAAGATGAAAAATCCGCTCGCCTACACCTATATTGTTATAAAGAGCAGCGCCGGGCTGCGCCGAATAGAGATCACCAACAATCCTGACGCAAACGATGATCATGTGGTATTCGGACCTTATACAGCCAACAGGAATTCGGTGGAACGTGCGGTACAAGGGATTCAGGAATGCTATAAAATCGCCTGCACGCATTCCCGCTTCAGCGGCTCCGCCTGCTTGAATCATTCTCTCGGGCTGTGTCTGGGCATGTGTCTGGGCGGGGAAGCTGTTAACGAATATAACCGGATCTTAGACCGCTTTATCGCTCTTCTGGGCGGCAGTGACCGGGGGCTGTACGAGGAAATGCAGCAAAGAATGCAGGAGGCGGCGGGGCAGTACGATTTTGAGACGGCGGCGAAATACAGGGACTATATGGAGTCCGTAGACTTCATTCTAAATAAGGAAAAAGTGATCGGATTCACCGAAGAGAACCGGAATATCGTCATCTTTGAATATTTAAGCGAGGATACGATCAAGCTTTTTCTTGTCAAGCGGAATGTCATTCTTCACAGGGAGAAGCTTACAATCGGGCCGTCTGGAATGGAGCCGCTGCACGCCAGGATAAAATCCTTAATTATGAACAGCTTCAGGACCGACTCCGCTCTTCAATCCAGCAAAATTAGCCGTGAAGAAATTGATGAAGCCCAGATTATTTACAGCTATCTCCAGGGCAGCACCTGCCAATATCTCTTTATTCCGGAGGAATGGCTTGAATTCGGGGACCACCCGGACATTGACGAAGCACTGCATACTTATCTGAATAACGCATTGACTCCCACTTGA
- a CDS encoding nitroreductase family protein, whose protein sequence is MGLITVDQEECIQCEICVKECPTRALTMGEYGPEATAPKDCIACGHCVAVCPNEAIDHSLTPLAGQLPISEFSKFSAEEAERFLRSRRSIRSYKKTAVPREKLLQLVEIARFAPTGGNTQGISYVIVEDKETLRKASEMTIQKLENDPVLGTRYSSIVNAYRNQGTDVILRDAPSLILTTAAKDFKNGRENSIFSLTYLELFAPSLGLGSCWAGGLEFCALAEDSPMLELFHIPEDKVITGAVMVGYPMYQYKRLVDRNPLDVAFFSPGKVTV, encoded by the coding sequence GTGGGATTAATTACAGTAGATCAAGAAGAGTGCATACAATGTGAGATATGTGTGAAAGAATGTCCAACCCGTGCTTTAACTATGGGAGAGTATGGTCCCGAAGCCACTGCGCCGAAAGACTGTATTGCCTGCGGACATTGTGTCGCCGTATGCCCAAACGAAGCGATTGATCATTCATTAACGCCGCTGGCCGGACAGCTTCCAATCTCAGAGTTCAGCAAGTTTAGTGCAGAAGAAGCTGAGCGCTTCTTACGATCCCGCCGTTCTATACGCAGCTACAAGAAGACGGCCGTTCCACGGGAAAAGCTGCTGCAGCTTGTAGAGATTGCCCGCTTCGCGCCTACCGGCGGTAACACGCAGGGGATCTCCTATGTCATTGTTGAGGATAAAGAGACTTTGCGCAAAGCTTCGGAAATGACGATCCAAAAGCTGGAAAATGACCCCGTATTAGGCACGCGATATTCTTCCATCGTTAACGCATACCGTAACCAAGGAACGGATGTGATTCTGCGCGACGCTCCAAGCCTTATCCTCACAACCGCTGCTAAAGATTTCAAGAACGGCCGGGAAAATTCCATCTTCTCACTGACTTACCTCGAATTATTTGCCCCTTCTCTCGGCTTAGGCTCTTGTTGGGCGGGGGGACTCGAATTTTGCGCGCTTGCGGAAGATTCACCCATGCTAGAGTTGTTCCATATCCCCGAGGATAAAGTCATTACCGGAGCCGTGATGGTCGGGTATCCTATGTATCAATACAAAAGATTAGTGGACCGGAATCCGCTGGATGTTGCTTTTTTTAGTCCCGGGAAGGTAACGGTATAA
- a CDS encoding IS5 family transposase (programmed frameshift), with the protein MRRRYELTDEEWNILEPLLPPARKKQGGRPPKDRRQMLNAVLWVARTGAPWRDLPSYYGPWSSAYSFFWRLQKANLWDEILKHVAIEPDWEQVMVDATIVRVHQHGAGAKGGKDQQAIGRSRGGLTTKIHAVVDALGYPLRFELTPGQDHDSVTGYRLLHELDVCPGEVLADRAYDTNAILGLLQSRAITPVIPSKRNRRVKRSLDSETYKERHLIECFFNKVKNYRRLATRYEKTSNMFMAFLTLLSIRLWLK; encoded by the exons ATGAGACGAAGATACGAGTTAACAGATGAAGAATGGAATATACTTGAACCCTTGTTGCCCCCGGCTCGAAAAAAACAAGGAGGACGTCCGCCGAAGGATCGGCGCCAGATGCTTAATGCTGTGCTATGGGTGGCTCGAACGGGAGCGCCATGGCGAGATTTACCGAGTTACTATGGCCCTTGGTCTTCAGCCTACAGCTTTTTCTGGCGGTTACAAAAAGCAAACCTTTGGGATGAAATACTGAAGCATGTCGCCATCGAACCGGATTGGGAGCAAGTCATGGTAGATGCCACCATCGTCCGCGTCCATCAACATGGAGCGGGCGCAAAAGGGGGCA AGGACCAGCAAGCCATCGGACGTTCGCGCGGAGGATTAACCACCAAAATTCATGCAGTGGTGGACGCGCTCGGCTATCCGCTGCGTTTCGAATTGACGCCAGGACAAGACCATGATTCGGTCACCGGCTATCGCCTTCTTCATGAACTGGACGTCTGCCCGGGCGAAGTGTTAGCGGATCGCGCCTACGATACCAATGCCATTCTGGGGCTTTTACAAAGCCGAGCGATCACTCCGGTGATCCCAAGTAAACGTAATCGGCGGGTAAAGCGTTCGTTAGATTCTGAAACGTATAAAGAGAGACACTTAATCGAATGCTTTTTCAACAAAGTCAAAAACTATCGACGCCTGGCCACTCGCTATGAAAAAACATCGAATATGTTCATGGCTTTTTTGACGCTGCTTTCTATTCGTTTATGGCTCAAATAG
- a CDS encoding transposase, producing MIQFYEKDSLLERMFGGQNITQSVFSRFMVSSYAWQAFNLKRVAKLQEQEETMLKDDDVIALDTLVEHNHAKNMPFIYRLWDHCSKVYVNAMNRVVLHVVKANGFQYPLLYAIWKQDNGESEPSSKLHLALNLLQQVKDNLLGTAKCWVAMDSWYLAKDLYLGIEGLGFHWVSRAKSNMTLYRKVNAPVNIWLGPVRKLYIP from the coding sequence ATGATTCAGTTTTATGAAAAAGACTCCCTCCTCGAGCGGATGTTTGGCGGACAGAATATCACACAGTCTGTTTTCAGCCGTTTTATGGTCTCGTCTTATGCATGGCAAGCGTTTAACCTTAAACGTGTCGCCAAACTGCAGGAGCAGGAGGAGACGATGCTGAAGGATGATGATGTCATTGCCTTGGACACCTTGGTCGAACATAATCACGCCAAGAACATGCCGTTTATCTACCGCTTGTGGGATCATTGCAGCAAAGTGTATGTAAACGCCATGAATAGGGTCGTACTCCATGTGGTCAAGGCCAATGGGTTTCAGTATCCGCTTCTTTACGCCATTTGGAAACAGGATAACGGAGAATCAGAGCCTTCATCCAAACTACATTTAGCTCTCAATCTGCTACAGCAAGTGAAGGACAATCTTCTCGGTACCGCAAAGTGCTGGGTAGCCATGGACAGCTGGTATTTGGCCAAGGATCTGTATCTGGGTATAGAAGGCCTTGGCTTTCATTGGGTGAGCAGAGCTAAAAGTAATATGACACTTTATCGCAAGGTCAATGCGCCCGTTAATATTTGGCTAGGGCCTGTACGCAAACTGTACATCCCGTAA
- a CDS encoding amino acid permease — protein MKREEKGLSVWQLTMLALGTVVGGSFFLGSSVAIRAAGPSVLVSYVIGGILVYFILTALSEMTVANPASGSFRTYAEQAFGRGTGFTIGWVYWTGLVLAMSSEATAASILLRNWFPMLSLPVLGVVIIIIVTLLNLLGAERLSKLESGLAVIKLLAIAAFVVIAVGLAAGIGTALFGTAAGQGGAAAAGYSVLHGEPWMPGGVGGIAGSMLMVMFTYAGFEVLGLAASETGNPAVTIPKAIRLTIVLLVGLYLAAITALFLLIPRSLVSEEVSPFVSALTLHGLGWTGTVMNIVLVTAILSTMLASVFGLGRMLRSLAEEGHTPIWMRDRSDIPYRGILVSGGAMLGALGLGLMLPHGIYLFLVSSGGFSLLFVYVVIMASHYRLRRRHGSPFTQGHGMRGFPYTSWLSIGGLIAIIVSMPLIPGQGGGLAAGMMFVLLFAGLYAVGRLRRTSPVQFRKPTRQLPPVRPVSPGYANAEMSEELTDQKTKK, from the coding sequence ATGAAGCGTGAAGAGAAGGGGTTATCCGTATGGCAGCTTACCATGCTTGCGCTTGGAACCGTTGTGGGCGGCTCGTTTTTCCTGGGCTCCTCGGTGGCGATCCGCGCGGCGGGACCTTCTGTGCTGGTGTCTTATGTCATTGGCGGGATTCTGGTCTATTTCATTTTAACGGCGCTGTCGGAAATGACGGTTGCGAATCCGGCGTCCGGATCATTCCGCACTTATGCTGAACAAGCCTTTGGCCGGGGAACCGGCTTTACGATAGGCTGGGTATACTGGACCGGGCTTGTGCTGGCTATGTCAAGCGAAGCGACGGCGGCTTCGATATTGCTTCGGAATTGGTTCCCCATGCTTTCACTCCCTGTTCTCGGGGTGGTTATTATTATTATTGTTACGCTGCTTAATTTACTGGGAGCAGAACGGTTAAGCAAGCTCGAAAGCGGGCTTGCCGTGATAAAGCTGCTGGCCATTGCTGCTTTTGTCGTAATTGCGGTAGGCTTGGCTGCCGGAATCGGAACCGCTCTGTTCGGTACGGCAGCCGGGCAGGGCGGCGCAGCGGCAGCGGGATACAGCGTTCTGCACGGCGAGCCCTGGATGCCGGGAGGGGTCGGTGGCATTGCAGGGAGCATGCTGATGGTTATGTTTACCTATGCGGGATTTGAAGTGCTCGGGCTCGCCGCGTCCGAAACGGGCAATCCGGCGGTGACGATACCGAAGGCTATCCGGCTCACAATTGTCCTGCTGGTGGGTCTTTATTTAGCCGCCATAACGGCTCTGTTCCTGCTGATTCCCCGTTCCCTTGTGTCCGAAGAGGTCAGCCCGTTCGTATCGGCGCTTACCCTGCATGGTTTGGGGTGGACGGGAACTGTAATGAACATCGTGCTGGTGACGGCGATTTTATCCACGATGCTTGCATCCGTATTCGGCTTGGGCCGTATGCTCCGTTCACTGGCCGAGGAAGGACATACGCCAATCTGGATGCGGGACCGCTCGGACATTCCGTATCGCGGTATTCTCGTATCGGGAGGCGCCATGCTGGGCGCTCTCGGTCTCGGATTGATGCTGCCGCATGGCATCTATTTATTTCTGGTCAGCTCGGGCGGCTTCTCCCTGCTGTTCGTCTATGTCGTCATTATGGCCAGCCATTACCGGCTCCGCAGGCGGCATGGCAGTCCGTTTACACAGGGGCATGGTATGAGAGGCTTTCCCTATACATCATGGCTCTCCATCGGGGGCCTGATCGCAATTATCGTTAGCATGCCGCTGATCCCGGGCCAGGGGGGAGGTCTTGCGGCTGGAATGATGTTCGTGCTGTTGTTTGCAGGCTTGTATGCGGTCGGCCGCCTTCGCCGAACATCTCCGGTTCAATTCCGGAAGCCGACCCGCCAGCTGCCACCCGTCAGACCTGTGTCTCCCGGTTATGCCAACGCGGAGATGTCTGAAGAACTGACCGATCAGAAGACGAAGAAATGA